From one Magnolia sinica isolate HGM2019 chromosome 18, MsV1, whole genome shotgun sequence genomic stretch:
- the LOC131233838 gene encoding uncharacterized protein LOC131233838 isoform X2: MKDSSPDINKENASMVGSSLTESKQDRENCDDPGNSSYKENEESYPIRAEEQDRPFDGIGSLSTSRNEKPDTTRYFVIKSLSHHNIQLSIEKGIWATQVMNEPILEEAFHNSSRVILIFSVNMSGFFQGYAQMMSSVGWRRENVWSESNGGSNPWGRTFNVKWLRLNNLPFQKTLHLKNPLNDYKPVKISRDCQELSEDVGEALCRLIDGNIDVDGKLKRNSDFRDEFLLKRPCREIAVPLQDEDYASVSSSNMAWARAPILYPSLLYQQSMLADSHNAQKMHGMSSGVSLPDHLPTHLEVPNVSQMKHSRVRGNSINRRDKRDPVLQLNKKDLSDERSPLADSMSEEDILDMEEHQGSIRKSLPAFHQFVMPSHVPCTLFHNYRHMKNTSGPVAEAMWHLPIWQQQDHHGRCRDHRWLQRMMTMGTPNI, translated from the exons GAAACTCGAGCTACAAAGAAAATGAAGAGTCATATCCTATTAGGGCAGAAGAACAAGATCGACCATTTGATGGGATAGGAAGTTTAAGTACTTCGAGAAATGAAAAGCCAGATACAACCAGATACTTCGTCATTAAAAGCTTAAGCCATCATAATATTCAACTATCAATTGAGAAAGGCATTTGGGCGACACAAGTTATGAATGAACCAATTTTGGAGGAAGCCTTTCAT AACTCCAGTAGAGTAATTCTAATATTTAGTGTCAACATGAGTGGCTTCTTCCAAGGGTATGCTCAAATGATGTCTTCAGTTGGATGGAGGCGAGAAAATGTTTGGAGCGAATCAAATGGTGGGAGTAACCCTTGGGGCCGCACTTTCAACGTCAAATGGCTTCGATTAAACAACTTGCCCTTCCAAAAGACTCTTCATCTCAAGAATCCATTAAATGATTACAAACCTGTCAAAATTAGCAGAGACTGCCAG GAGTTATCAGAAGATGTTGGTGAAGCTCTCTGCAGGCTCATTGACGGAAATATTGATGTGGATGGAAAGCTGAAGAG GAATAGTGATTTTAGGGATGAATTCCTTCTAAAAAGACCTTGTAGAGAGATTGCAGTTCCTTTGCAAGACGAAGATTATGCCTCTGTCTCTTCATCAAATATGGCATGGGCTAGAGCACCCATTCTGTACCCTTCCTTGTTGTATCAACAATCCATGCTAGCTGATTCTCATAATGCTCAGAAAATGCATGGAATGTCTTCTGGAGTGTCTCTTCCTGATCATTTACCCACCCACTTGGAGGTACCAAATGTTTCACAGATGAAGCATTCTCGCGTTCGTGGGAATTCGATTAACAGACGAGATAAGAGGGATCCAGTTTTACAACTTAATAAAAAGGATCTATCTGATGAGAGAAGCCCCCTAGCTGATTCCATGTCCGAGGAAGATATTCTTGATATG GAAGAACATCAAGGATCAATTAGAAAGAGCTTGCCTGCTTTTCATCAATTTGTGATGCCATCTCACGTCCCTTGTACATTGTTTCATAATTACAGACATATGAAGAATACCTCCGGGCCCGTGGCAGAAGCAATGTGGCATCTACCCATCTG GCAACAACAGGACCATCACGGTCGATGCAGAGACCATCGATGGCTACAGAGAATGATGACGATGG GTACTCCAAATATCTAG
- the LOC131233838 gene encoding uncharacterized protein LOC131233838 isoform X3, with translation MKDSSPDINKENASMVGSSLTESKQDRENCDDPGNSSYKENEESYPIRAEEQDRPFDGIGSLSTSRNEKPDTTRYFVIKSLSHHNIQLSIEKGIWATQVMNEPILEEAFHNSSRVILIFSVNMSGFFQGYAQMMSSVGWRRENVWSESNGGSNPWGRTFNVKWLRLNNLPFQKTLHLKNPLNDYKPVKISRDCQELSEDVGEALCRLIDGNIDVDGKLKSFSVSLCRNSDFRDEFLLKRPCREIAVPLQDEDYASVSSSNMAWARAPILYPSLLYQQSMLADSHNAQKMHGMSSGVSLPDHLPTHLEVPNVSQMKHSRVRGNSINRRDKRDPVLQLNKKDLSDERSPLADSMSEEDILDMTYEEYLRARGRSNVASTHLATTGPSRSMQRPSMATENDDDGYSKYLADWYRSQNNNVNSYYQPAYK, from the exons GAAACTCGAGCTACAAAGAAAATGAAGAGTCATATCCTATTAGGGCAGAAGAACAAGATCGACCATTTGATGGGATAGGAAGTTTAAGTACTTCGAGAAATGAAAAGCCAGATACAACCAGATACTTCGTCATTAAAAGCTTAAGCCATCATAATATTCAACTATCAATTGAGAAAGGCATTTGGGCGACACAAGTTATGAATGAACCAATTTTGGAGGAAGCCTTTCAT AACTCCAGTAGAGTAATTCTAATATTTAGTGTCAACATGAGTGGCTTCTTCCAAGGGTATGCTCAAATGATGTCTTCAGTTGGATGGAGGCGAGAAAATGTTTGGAGCGAATCAAATGGTGGGAGTAACCCTTGGGGCCGCACTTTCAACGTCAAATGGCTTCGATTAAACAACTTGCCCTTCCAAAAGACTCTTCATCTCAAGAATCCATTAAATGATTACAAACCTGTCAAAATTAGCAGAGACTGCCAG GAGTTATCAGAAGATGTTGGTGAAGCTCTCTGCAGGCTCATTGACGGAAATATTGATGTGGATGGAAAGCTGAAGAG CTTCTCTGTAAGTTTATGCAGGAATAGTGATTTTAGGGATGAATTCCTTCTAAAAAGACCTTGTAGAGAGATTGCAGTTCCTTTGCAAGACGAAGATTATGCCTCTGTCTCTTCATCAAATATGGCATGGGCTAGAGCACCCATTCTGTACCCTTCCTTGTTGTATCAACAATCCATGCTAGCTGATTCTCATAATGCTCAGAAAATGCATGGAATGTCTTCTGGAGTGTCTCTTCCTGATCATTTACCCACCCACTTGGAGGTACCAAATGTTTCACAGATGAAGCATTCTCGCGTTCGTGGGAATTCGATTAACAGACGAGATAAGAGGGATCCAGTTTTACAACTTAATAAAAAGGATCTATCTGATGAGAGAAGCCCCCTAGCTGATTCCATGTCCGAGGAAGATATTCTTGATATG ACATATGAAGAATACCTCCGGGCCCGTGGCAGAAGCAATGTGGCATCTACCCATCTG GCAACAACAGGACCATCACGGTCGATGCAGAGACCATCGATGGCTACAGAGAATGATGACGATGG GTACTCCAAATATCTAGCTGATTGGTACCGCTCACAAAACAATAACGTCAACAGCTACTACCAGCCTGCCTACAAATAA
- the LOC131233838 gene encoding YTH domain-containing protein ECT2 isoform X4, with amino-acid sequence MKDSSPDINKENASMVGSSLTESKQDRENCDDPGNSSYKENEESYPIRAEEQDRPFDGIGSLSTSRNEKPDTTRYFVIKSLSHHNIQLSIEKGIWATQVMNEPILEEAFHNSSRVILIFSVNMSGFFQGYAQMMSSVGWRRENVWSESNGGSNPWGRTFNVKWLRLNNLPFQKTLHLKNPLNDYKPVKISRDCQELSEDVGEALCRLIDGNIDVDGKLKSFSVSLCRNSDFRDEFLLKRPCREIAVPLQDEDYASVSSSNMAWARAPILYPSLLYQQSMLADSHNAQKMHGMSSGVSLPDHLPTHLEVPNVSQMKHSRVRGNSINRRDKRDPVLQLNKKDLSDERSPLADSMSEEDILDMHEACILHLGGTSPSHPLSTNFIRNILINPPILLNNRAKVMKYIALGNLFTINFN; translated from the exons GAAACTCGAGCTACAAAGAAAATGAAGAGTCATATCCTATTAGGGCAGAAGAACAAGATCGACCATTTGATGGGATAGGAAGTTTAAGTACTTCGAGAAATGAAAAGCCAGATACAACCAGATACTTCGTCATTAAAAGCTTAAGCCATCATAATATTCAACTATCAATTGAGAAAGGCATTTGGGCGACACAAGTTATGAATGAACCAATTTTGGAGGAAGCCTTTCAT AACTCCAGTAGAGTAATTCTAATATTTAGTGTCAACATGAGTGGCTTCTTCCAAGGGTATGCTCAAATGATGTCTTCAGTTGGATGGAGGCGAGAAAATGTTTGGAGCGAATCAAATGGTGGGAGTAACCCTTGGGGCCGCACTTTCAACGTCAAATGGCTTCGATTAAACAACTTGCCCTTCCAAAAGACTCTTCATCTCAAGAATCCATTAAATGATTACAAACCTGTCAAAATTAGCAGAGACTGCCAG GAGTTATCAGAAGATGTTGGTGAAGCTCTCTGCAGGCTCATTGACGGAAATATTGATGTGGATGGAAAGCTGAAGAG CTTCTCTGTAAGTTTATGCAGGAATAGTGATTTTAGGGATGAATTCCTTCTAAAAAGACCTTGTAGAGAGATTGCAGTTCCTTTGCAAGACGAAGATTATGCCTCTGTCTCTTCATCAAATATGGCATGGGCTAGAGCACCCATTCTGTACCCTTCCTTGTTGTATCAACAATCCATGCTAGCTGATTCTCATAATGCTCAGAAAATGCATGGAATGTCTTCTGGAGTGTCTCTTCCTGATCATTTACCCACCCACTTGGAGGTACCAAATGTTTCACAGATGAAGCATTCTCGCGTTCGTGGGAATTCGATTAACAGACGAGATAAGAGGGATCCAGTTTTACAACTTAATAAAAAGGATCTATCTGATGAGAGAAGCCCCCTAGCTGATTCCATGTCCGAGGAAGATATTCTTGATATG CATGAGGCATGCATACTTCATCTTGGAGGCACATCTCCATCACATCCACTCAGCACAAATTTTATTAGAAACATCCTCATCAATCCTCCCATCCTTTTGAATAATAGAGCGAAGGTAATGAAATACATTGCATTGGGGAATCTCTTCACCATCAATTTTAACTAA
- the LOC131233838 gene encoding uncharacterized protein LOC131233838 isoform X1 produces MKDSSPDINKENASMVGSSLTESKQDRENCDDPGNSSYKENEESYPIRAEEQDRPFDGIGSLSTSRNEKPDTTRYFVIKSLSHHNIQLSIEKGIWATQVMNEPILEEAFHNSSRVILIFSVNMSGFFQGYAQMMSSVGWRRENVWSESNGGSNPWGRTFNVKWLRLNNLPFQKTLHLKNPLNDYKPVKISRDCQELSEDVGEALCRLIDGNIDVDGKLKSFSVSLCRNSDFRDEFLLKRPCREIAVPLQDEDYASVSSSNMAWARAPILYPSLLYQQSMLADSHNAQKMHGMSSGVSLPDHLPTHLEVPNVSQMKHSRVRGNSINRRDKRDPVLQLNKKDLSDERSPLADSMSEEDILDMEEHQGSIRKSLPAFHQFVMPSHVPCTLFHNYRHMKNTSGPVAEAMWHLPIWQQQDHHGRCRDHRWLQRMMTMGTPNI; encoded by the exons GAAACTCGAGCTACAAAGAAAATGAAGAGTCATATCCTATTAGGGCAGAAGAACAAGATCGACCATTTGATGGGATAGGAAGTTTAAGTACTTCGAGAAATGAAAAGCCAGATACAACCAGATACTTCGTCATTAAAAGCTTAAGCCATCATAATATTCAACTATCAATTGAGAAAGGCATTTGGGCGACACAAGTTATGAATGAACCAATTTTGGAGGAAGCCTTTCAT AACTCCAGTAGAGTAATTCTAATATTTAGTGTCAACATGAGTGGCTTCTTCCAAGGGTATGCTCAAATGATGTCTTCAGTTGGATGGAGGCGAGAAAATGTTTGGAGCGAATCAAATGGTGGGAGTAACCCTTGGGGCCGCACTTTCAACGTCAAATGGCTTCGATTAAACAACTTGCCCTTCCAAAAGACTCTTCATCTCAAGAATCCATTAAATGATTACAAACCTGTCAAAATTAGCAGAGACTGCCAG GAGTTATCAGAAGATGTTGGTGAAGCTCTCTGCAGGCTCATTGACGGAAATATTGATGTGGATGGAAAGCTGAAGAG CTTCTCTGTAAGTTTATGCAGGAATAGTGATTTTAGGGATGAATTCCTTCTAAAAAGACCTTGTAGAGAGATTGCAGTTCCTTTGCAAGACGAAGATTATGCCTCTGTCTCTTCATCAAATATGGCATGGGCTAGAGCACCCATTCTGTACCCTTCCTTGTTGTATCAACAATCCATGCTAGCTGATTCTCATAATGCTCAGAAAATGCATGGAATGTCTTCTGGAGTGTCTCTTCCTGATCATTTACCCACCCACTTGGAGGTACCAAATGTTTCACAGATGAAGCATTCTCGCGTTCGTGGGAATTCGATTAACAGACGAGATAAGAGGGATCCAGTTTTACAACTTAATAAAAAGGATCTATCTGATGAGAGAAGCCCCCTAGCTGATTCCATGTCCGAGGAAGATATTCTTGATATG GAAGAACATCAAGGATCAATTAGAAAGAGCTTGCCTGCTTTTCATCAATTTGTGATGCCATCTCACGTCCCTTGTACATTGTTTCATAATTACAGACATATGAAGAATACCTCCGGGCCCGTGGCAGAAGCAATGTGGCATCTACCCATCTG GCAACAACAGGACCATCACGGTCGATGCAGAGACCATCGATGGCTACAGAGAATGATGACGATGG GTACTCCAAATATCTAG
- the LOC131233838 gene encoding uncharacterized protein LOC131233838 isoform X6, which produces MKDSSPDINKENASMVGSSLTESKQDRENCDDPGNSSYKENEESYPIRAEEQDRPFDGIGSLSTSRNEKPDTTRYFVIKSLSHHNIQLSIEKGIWATQVMNEPILEEAFHELSEDVGEALCRLIDGNIDVDGKLKRNSDFRDEFLLKRPCREIAVPLQDEDYASVSSSNMAWARAPILYPSLLYQQSMLADSHNAQKMHGMSSGVSLPDHLPTHLEVPNVSQMKHSRVRGNSINRRDKRDPVLQLNKKDLSDERSPLADSMSEEDILDMEEHQGSIRKSLPAFHQFVMPSHVPCTLFHNYRHMKNTSGPVAEAMWHLPIWQQQDHHGRCRDHRWLQRMMTMGTPNI; this is translated from the exons GAAACTCGAGCTACAAAGAAAATGAAGAGTCATATCCTATTAGGGCAGAAGAACAAGATCGACCATTTGATGGGATAGGAAGTTTAAGTACTTCGAGAAATGAAAAGCCAGATACAACCAGATACTTCGTCATTAAAAGCTTAAGCCATCATAATATTCAACTATCAATTGAGAAAGGCATTTGGGCGACACAAGTTATGAATGAACCAATTTTGGAGGAAGCCTTTCAT GAGTTATCAGAAGATGTTGGTGAAGCTCTCTGCAGGCTCATTGACGGAAATATTGATGTGGATGGAAAGCTGAAGAG GAATAGTGATTTTAGGGATGAATTCCTTCTAAAAAGACCTTGTAGAGAGATTGCAGTTCCTTTGCAAGACGAAGATTATGCCTCTGTCTCTTCATCAAATATGGCATGGGCTAGAGCACCCATTCTGTACCCTTCCTTGTTGTATCAACAATCCATGCTAGCTGATTCTCATAATGCTCAGAAAATGCATGGAATGTCTTCTGGAGTGTCTCTTCCTGATCATTTACCCACCCACTTGGAGGTACCAAATGTTTCACAGATGAAGCATTCTCGCGTTCGTGGGAATTCGATTAACAGACGAGATAAGAGGGATCCAGTTTTACAACTTAATAAAAAGGATCTATCTGATGAGAGAAGCCCCCTAGCTGATTCCATGTCCGAGGAAGATATTCTTGATATG GAAGAACATCAAGGATCAATTAGAAAGAGCTTGCCTGCTTTTCATCAATTTGTGATGCCATCTCACGTCCCTTGTACATTGTTTCATAATTACAGACATATGAAGAATACCTCCGGGCCCGTGGCAGAAGCAATGTGGCATCTACCCATCTG GCAACAACAGGACCATCACGGTCGATGCAGAGACCATCGATGGCTACAGAGAATGATGACGATGG GTACTCCAAATATCTAG
- the LOC131233838 gene encoding uncharacterized protein LOC131233838 isoform X5, translating into MKDSSPDINKENASMVGSSLTESKQDRENCDDPGNSSYKENEESYPIRAEEQDRPFDGIGSLSTSRNEKPDTTRYFVIKSLSHHNIQLSIEKGIWATQVMNEPILEEAFHELSEDVGEALCRLIDGNIDVDGKLKSFSVSLCRNSDFRDEFLLKRPCREIAVPLQDEDYASVSSSNMAWARAPILYPSLLYQQSMLADSHNAQKMHGMSSGVSLPDHLPTHLEVPNVSQMKHSRVRGNSINRRDKRDPVLQLNKKDLSDERSPLADSMSEEDILDMEEHQGSIRKSLPAFHQFVMPSHVPCTLFHNYRHMKNTSGPVAEAMWHLPIWQQQDHHGRCRDHRWLQRMMTMGTPNI; encoded by the exons GAAACTCGAGCTACAAAGAAAATGAAGAGTCATATCCTATTAGGGCAGAAGAACAAGATCGACCATTTGATGGGATAGGAAGTTTAAGTACTTCGAGAAATGAAAAGCCAGATACAACCAGATACTTCGTCATTAAAAGCTTAAGCCATCATAATATTCAACTATCAATTGAGAAAGGCATTTGGGCGACACAAGTTATGAATGAACCAATTTTGGAGGAAGCCTTTCAT GAGTTATCAGAAGATGTTGGTGAAGCTCTCTGCAGGCTCATTGACGGAAATATTGATGTGGATGGAAAGCTGAAGAG CTTCTCTGTAAGTTTATGCAGGAATAGTGATTTTAGGGATGAATTCCTTCTAAAAAGACCTTGTAGAGAGATTGCAGTTCCTTTGCAAGACGAAGATTATGCCTCTGTCTCTTCATCAAATATGGCATGGGCTAGAGCACCCATTCTGTACCCTTCCTTGTTGTATCAACAATCCATGCTAGCTGATTCTCATAATGCTCAGAAAATGCATGGAATGTCTTCTGGAGTGTCTCTTCCTGATCATTTACCCACCCACTTGGAGGTACCAAATGTTTCACAGATGAAGCATTCTCGCGTTCGTGGGAATTCGATTAACAGACGAGATAAGAGGGATCCAGTTTTACAACTTAATAAAAAGGATCTATCTGATGAGAGAAGCCCCCTAGCTGATTCCATGTCCGAGGAAGATATTCTTGATATG GAAGAACATCAAGGATCAATTAGAAAGAGCTTGCCTGCTTTTCATCAATTTGTGATGCCATCTCACGTCCCTTGTACATTGTTTCATAATTACAGACATATGAAGAATACCTCCGGGCCCGTGGCAGAAGCAATGTGGCATCTACCCATCTG GCAACAACAGGACCATCACGGTCGATGCAGAGACCATCGATGGCTACAGAGAATGATGACGATGG GTACTCCAAATATCTAG
- the LOC131232596 gene encoding uncharacterized protein LOC131232596, which translates to MGDADSGGDCKRIRNICILAHVDHGKTTLADHLIAASGGGVLHPKQAGRLRYMDYLDEEQRRAITMKSSSISLQYKDYSINLIDSPGHMDFCSEVSTAARLSDGGLILVDAVEGVHIQTHAVLRQAWVEKLTPCLVLNKIDRLISELKLSPVEAYTRLQRIVNEVNGIMSAYKSEKYLSDVDSILAGPISDTDENQEVVEDDEGDTFQPQKGNVAFVCALDGWGFCINEFADFYASKLGASVAALQKALWGPRYFNPKTKMIVGKKGIGGGSKARPMFVQFVLEPLWQVYQAVLESDGDKGMIEKVIKSFNLKIPPRELQHKDPKVVLQAIFSRWLPLSDAILSMVVKCMPDPITAQSIRILRLLPKREVLDHGISPNVLAEAEHVRKCVEVCDSSSEAPCVAFVSKMFAVPLKMLPQRGLDGEIINNFTEEVGESDECFLAFARIFSGVLSIGQKVFVLSALYDPTKSESMQKHVQEAKLHSLYLMMGQGLKPIASAKAGNVVAIRGLGQYILKSATLASTRHCWPFSSMMFQVAPTLRVAIEPTDPADMGALLRGLRLLNRADPFVEVTVSARGEQVLAAAGEVHLERCVKDLKERFARVSLEVSPPLVSYKETIEGEGSNPQEKLKVLSGSGDYVEKTTPNGRCVVRVQVMKLPADLTKILDESADILGDIIEGKSGLSNKTLKMQSLNNTAEDENSVMALEKRIIEAIESEVESSMKEIDKDKAEKYRSLWFQFLQRIWALGPRQVGPNILFVPDLKGNTDCSHGKECVIIQGSSHVSQRLGFLDATNLKTEDEFTATKASSIAAIQSLYMEAQSLESSVISGFQLAAAAGPLCDEPMWGLAFLLEAHILPASQSDDSELAQQPDQYGVFTGQVMTTIKEACRAAVLQKNPRLVEAMYFCELNTPTEYLGPMYAVLARRRARVLKEEMQEGSALFTVHAYVPVAESFGFADELRRWTSGASSALLVFSHWEALPEDPFFIPKTEEEKEEFGDGSSVLPNTARKLIDAVRRRKGLPVEEKVVQHATKQRTLARKV; encoded by the coding sequence ATGGGTGATGCTGACTCTGGCGGTGACTGTAAGAGAATTCGAAATATTTGCATTCTTGCCCACGTTGATCATGGCAAGACAACACTTGCCGATCACCTGATCGCTGCATCTGGCGGTGGAGTCCTCCACCCAAAGCAAGCAGGCCGTCTTCGCTACATGGATTACCTCGATGAGGAACAGCGGCGGGCGATCACGATGAAGAGCTCTTCAATCTCCCTTCAGTACAAGGACTACTCCATCAACCTCATTGACTCTCCTGGTCACATGGATTTCTGCAGTGAGGTCTCAACTGCGGCTCGCCTGAGCGATGGAGGCTTGATCCTAGTTGACGCCGTTGAAGGTGTACACATCCAGACCCATGCAGTCCTTCGCCAAGCCTGGGTCGAGAAGCTCACACCTTGTCTGGTTCTCAACAAGATTGACCGTTTGATCTCTGAACTGAAACTGAGCCCGGTTGAAGCCTACACCCGATTGCAGAGAATTGTTAATGAAGTCAATGGAATTATGAGCGCATACAAATCAgagaagtacctttcagatgttgATTCGATACTTGCAGGGCCCATCAGTGATACAGATGAGAATCAGGAGGTTGTGGAGGATGATGAAGGAGACACGTTCCAGCCCCAAAAGGGGAATGTGGCCTTTGTTTGTGCTTTGGATGGGTGGGGATTTTGTATAAATGAGTTTGCCGATTTTTATGCTTCAAAGCTTGGGGCGAGTGTGGCCGCATTGCagaaagctttgtggggcccacggtattTTAACCCAAAGACAAAGATGATTGTTGGGAAGAAGGGTATTGGAGGTGGGAGTAAGGCTCGACCAATGTTTGTGCAGTTTGTGCTTGAGCCTCTCTGGCAGGTTTACCAGGCCGTTCTTGAATCTGACGGTGATAAGGGGATGATTGAGAAAGTGATCAAATCTTTCAATTTGAAAATCCCTCCTCGCGAGCTTCAGCACAAGGATCCGAAGGTTGTGCTTCAGGCTATTTTCAGCCGGTGGCTTCCTTTATCAGATGCGATCTTGTCAATGGTAGTTAAATGCATGCCCGACCCTATCACAGCCCAGTCAATCAGGATCTTGCGTTTGCTTCCAAAGAGGGAGGTTTTGGATCATGGGATCAGTCCCAATGTGCTTGCTGAAGCGGAGCATGTGAGGAAGTGTGTTGAGGTTTGTGATTCTAGTTCGGAAGCGCCATGTGTGGCGTTTGTTTCTAAAATGTTTGCTGTTCCATTGAAAATGCTCCCGCAAAGGGGTCTGGACGGGGAGATCATAAACAATTTTACAGAAGAAGTTGGGGAATCAGATGAATGCTTCCTTGCATTCGCTAGGATTTTCAGCGGGGTTCTTTCCATCGGTCAGAAGGTTTTTGTGCTCTCTGCTTTATATGACCCTACGAAAAGCGAATCCATGCAGAAACACGTGCAAGAAGCCAAGTTGCATTCACTGTATCTGATGATGGGCCAAGGTTTGAAGCCAATTGCATCCGCTAAGGCTGGAAATGTTGTGGCCATTCGAGGGCTGGGGCAGTATATTTTGAAAAGTGCTACACTTGCATCAACGAGACATTGTTGGCCTTTCTCAAGTATGATGTTTCAGGTTGCGCCAACTTTGAGAGTGGCTATCGAGCCTACAGATCCAGCGGATATGGGTGCTCTTTTGAGAGGCTTGAGGCTTCTAAATCGCGCTGACCCTTTTGTGGAGGTTACAGTTTCTGCTAGAGGGGAACAGGTGCTTGCGGCTGCAGGAGAAGTGCATCTCGAGAGATGCGTAAAAGATTTGAAAGAGCGATTTGCAAGGGTAAGCTTGGAAGTTTCACCACCTCTTGTATCCTATAAAGAGACCATTGAAGGGGAGGGATCTAATCCACAGGAGAAATTAAAGGTTTTATCCGGCAGTGGTGATTATGTTGAGAAGACAACTCCAAATGGGAGATGTGTTGTTCGGGTACAAGTCATGAAACTTCCGGCTGATTTAACAAAAATTCTAGATGAAAGTGCGGATATACTTGGAGATATCATAGAAGGAAAGTCTGGTCTGAGCAACAAAACTTTGAAAATGCAGAGTCTAAACAACACTGCTGAAGATGAGAATTCAGTTATGGCACTTGAAAAGCGGATCATTGAGGCTATAGAGAGTGAAGTTGAGTCTAGCATGAAAGAAATTGATAAAGACAAGGCTGAAAAATATAGAAGCTTGTGGTTCCAATTTTTGCAAAGGATCTGGGCACTTGGGCCTCGACAGGTTGGGCCGAATATTCTCTTTGTTCCTGATTTAAAAGGGAATACTGATTGCTCTCATGGCAAGGAGTGTGTTATCATTCAGGGTTCTTCTCATGTATCCCAAAGATTGGGCTTTCTGGATGCTACTAATTTGAAGACCGAAGATGAGTTTACTGCCACCAAGGCGTCGTCTATAGCAGCAATTCAATCGCTGTACATGGAGGCACAGAGTCTTGAGAGTAGTGTCATATCGGGTTTCCAGCTAGCTGCAGCAGCCGGGCCGTTGTGTGATGAGCCGATGTGGGGTTTGGCATTCCTTTTGGAAGCTCACATTTTACCGGCAAGCCAATCCGATGATTCCGAGCTTGCCCAGCAACCTGATCAGTATGGGGTGTTCACAGGACAGGTAATGACGACCATCAAAGAAGCATGTAGGGCTGCTGTGCTACAAAAAAATCCCCGGCTTGTTGAAGCAATGTACTTCTGCGAGTTGAATACACCCACCGAATATTTGGGACCCATGTATGCTGTGCTTGCCAGGCGGCGAGCCCGAGTTTTGAAAGAAGAGATGCAAGAAGGTTCTGCATTATTTACTGTGCATGCCTATGTACCAGTTGCTGAGAGCTTTGGATTTGCAGACGAGCTTAGGAGGTGGACGTCAGGAGCATCAAGTGCTCTGCTGGTATTTAGCCATTGGGAAGCGCTTCCAGAAGACCCTTTCTTCATACCGAAAacagaggaagaaaaagaagagtttGGAGATGGTTCCAGTGTTCTGCCAAACACCGCAAGGAAGCTTATTGATGCTGTAAGGCGACGGAAGGGCCTACCCGTGGAGGAGAAAGTTGTTCAGCATGCAACAAAGCAGCGGACTCTAGCTCGGAAGGTGTGA